The following coding sequences lie in one Takifugu flavidus isolate HTHZ2018 chromosome 4, ASM371156v2, whole genome shotgun sequence genomic window:
- the slc25a34 gene encoding solute carrier family 25 member 34, with translation MTSAPFLQPSQEDAVFDSQSPQRMPPAASSIPRGAFGRSSPPPAIWPPFDFVLGAFACCVACVFTNPLEVVKTRLQLQGELRSRGSYQRHYRGALQALWVVGRTDGLRGLQKGLSVGLIYQGVMNGVRLGSYSYCEALGITSYHGGSLLSGAGAGALGAFIASPAYLVKTHLQAQTVKSIAVGHQHNHLGVADAFVTIYRREGLVGLWRGVNGAVPRVMVGSAAQLATFSSAKDWVTRSQWLSPDTWLTALVAAMVSGVAVAVTMTPFDVISTRLYNQPVDESHRGRLYAGFLDCMLKVCQAEGLLGLYKGMGPVFLRLAPHTVLSMLFWDLMRQQAMKNSQNHRSS, from the exons ATGACTAGTGCTCCGTTTCTGCAGCCCTCGCAAGAAGACGCTGTTTTCGATTCCCAGTCTCCCCAGAGGATGCCACCTGCGGCGTCCTCCATCCCCCGTGGTGCGTTTGGACGCTCCTCGCCACCTCCAGCCATCTGGCCGCCTTTCGACTTTGTGCTGGGCGCCTTTGCCTGTTGCGTCGCTTGCGTTTTCACTAATCCCCTGGAGGTCGTCAAGACCCGTCTGCAGCTTCAGGGGGAACTTCGTTCCCGGGGCTCCTACCAGAGACACTACAGAGGGGCCCTGCAGGCACTCTGGGTGGTGGGCCGCACGGACGGGCTGCGTGGCCTGCAGAAGGGGCTCTCAGTTGGGCTCATCTACCAGGGCGTGATGAATGGTGTAAGGCTGGGGTCCTACTCCTATTGTGAAGCTCTGGGTATCACCTCCTACCACGGGGGCAGTCTCCTGTCAGGAGCAGGGGCCGGAGCCCTGGGTGCCTTCATTGCCTCCCCTGCCTACTTA GTCAAGACGCACTTGCAGGCTCAGACTGTAAAATCTATCGCCGTAGGTCACCAGCATAACCATCTG ggGGTGGCTGATGCCTTCGTCACCATCTACAGAAGAGAAGGGTTAGTGGGTCTCTGGAGGGGTGTCAATGGGGCGGTGCCTCGCGTCATGGTGGGATCAGCTGCTCAGCTGGCGACCTTCTCCTCCGCCAAAGACTGGGTGACGCGTTCCCAG TGGCTGAGTCCGGACACCTGGCTCACGGCCCTGGTAGCCGCAATGGTCAGCGGGGTGGCCGTGGCCGTCACCATGACACCTTTTGACGTCATCAGCACGCGTCTCTACAACCAGCCGGTGGACGAGTCTCACAGA GGACGTCTGTACGCTGGGTTTTTAGACTGCATGCTGAAAGTGTGCCAAGCCGAGGGTCTGCTGGGGTTGTATAAAGGGATGGGCCCGGTCTTCCTACGTCTGGCTCCACATACAGTTCTCAGCATGCTGTTCTGGGACCTGATGAGACAACAGGCGATGAAGAACAGTCAGAACCACAGAAGCAGCTAG
- the fbxo42 gene encoding F-box only protein 42, producing MSRFHENEDGCFVAMDTEDDSAEPAGITDEGETKMGSCRQEGDLDSGAKGTGRTMMELPEEVLEYILSFLSPYQEHKTAALVCKQWYRLIKGVAYQCYHGFLRAVQEGNIQWESRTYPYPGTPITQRFSHSACYYDSNQSMYVFGGCTQSSCNAAFNDLWRLDLNSKEWIRPLASGSYPSPKAGATLVMHKDLLVLFGGWTRPSPYPLHQPERFFDEIHTYSPSKNWWNCIVTTHGPPPMAGHSSSVIGNTMVVFGGSLGARQMSNEVWVLDLEQWSWSKPAIAGPSPHPRGGQSQIVIDDHTLLILGGCGGPNALLKDAWLLHMEARPWRWQQLQVQNEEHGAPELWCHPACRVGQCVVVFSQAPSGRAPLSPSLNSRPSPISATPAPLGPEPPSLRSQSPVRSGAAGVVLGAVEEAPCVNGRWGTLKPRPSARGGARDGSPSSSQQPSPSQGPESPPLPPLPPLLNGSSPSPRTSPAQALSPPSRAHPPSTDYDWESSPSDAQHADMPSNGLHTPPQGSPRTPPGAVSPAALRRGLEAVKNKSSPPLQTHGVSPGGGTSGGGGPPGTPPSSSSSPPPAAGVDGHAIPPIARRLGHHPPQSLNVGKPLYQSLNCKPMQMYVLDISRAQSAGMVSWRVYGNGTPAAVTGPPETSLHTVVQGRGELIIFGGLMDKKQNVKYYPKTNALYFVRAKR from the exons ATGTCCCGCTTCCACGAGAATGAGGACGGATgctttgttgccatggatacgGAAGATGACAGTGCAGAGCCTGCTGGGATAACCGACGAAGGAGAAACAAAGATGGGCTCCTGCCGACAAGAAGGAGACCTAGACAGCGGTGCCAAAGGAACGGGGAGAACAATGATGGAGCTGCCGGAGGAAGTTCTTGAATATATTCTGTCCTTTCTCTCACCTTACCAGGAGCACAAGACTGCTGCGCTTGTCTGTAAGCAGTGGTATCGTCTCATTAAAG GTGTGGCTTATCAGTGCTACCATGGTTTCTTGAGAGCTGTCCAGGAAGGAAATATCCAATGGGAAAGTCGCACATATCCGTACCCTGGAACACCCATCACTCAACGCTTTTCCCACA GTGCATGTTATTACGATTCCAACCAGTCCATGTATGTGTTCGGTGGTTGTACACAAAGTAGCTGCAATGCTGCCTTCAATGATCTTTGGAGACTTGACCTCAACAGCAAGGAGTGGATCCGCCCTTTAGCCTCAG GCTCTTATCCATCTCCAAAGGCTGGAGCAACTTTAGTGATGCACAAAGACTTGTTAGTGCTGTTCGGGGGGTGGACCCGGCCCAGCCCTTACCCCCTTCATCAACCCGAAAGGTTTTTTGATGAAATCCACACTTACTCTCCTTCAAAGAACTG GTGGAACTGCATAGTAACGACACACGGACCTCCTCCCATGGCCGGCCATTCTTCTTCTGTCATTGGAAACACCATGGTGGTGTTCGGAGGATCCTTGGGAGCGCGGCAAAT GAGTAATGAAGTCTGGGTTCTGGATCTGGAGCAGTGGTCCTGGTCCAAACCAGCCATCGCCGGGCCGTCGCCTCACCCCAGAGGAGGCCAGTCACAG ATCGTGATTGATGATCACACGTTGCTCATCTTGGGAGGCTGCGGGGGCCCAAACGCA CTCCTGAAAGACGCCTGGCTTCTGCACATGGAAGCTCGTCCATGGagatggcagcagctgcaggtacaGAACGAGGAGCACGGGGCCCCGGAGCTGTGGTGTCACCCAGCGTGTAGA GTGGGCCAGTGCGTGGTGGTTTTCTCTCAGGCTCCGTCTGGTCGTGCCCCTCTCAGCCCAAGTCTCAACTCTCGGCCCTCCCCCATAAGTGCCACTCCCGCCCCCCTGGGCCCTGAGCCGCCCTCCCTGCGCTCTCAGTCCCCCGTCAGAAGTGGAGCTGCCGGCGTTGTCCTGGGGGCTGTTGAAGAGGCTCCGTGCGTAAACGGTCGCTGGGGGACGCTAAAACCTCGGCCTTCAGCCAGAGGGGGGGCCAGAGATGGGAGCCCTTCCTCGTCCCAGCAGCCGTCTCCGTCTCAAGGCCCGGAgagccctcctcttcctccactcccCCCACTGTTAAACGGATCGTCCCCGTCCCCCCGGACCAGCCCAGCACAGGCTTTATCTCCTCCCTCTCGTGCTCACCCACCTTCCACAGACTACGACTGGGAATCCTCCCCATCCGACGCTCAACATGCAGACATGCCCAGCAATGGCCTCCACACCCCCCCTCAAGGTTCCCCACGCACTCCCCCAGGAGCTGTTTCCCCCGCTGCATTGCGGCGAGGTCTGGAGGCGGTGAAAAACAAATCATCCCCTCCGCTTCAGACGCACGGAGTGTCTCCTGGAGGTGGAACTAGTGGCGGCGGGGGCCCACCTGGAACCCCACCGTCATCCTCTTccagtcctccaccagctgcaggagtCGACGGACACGCTATCCCACCTATAGCACGACGACTAGGACATCACCCACCTCAGAGCTTAAACGTAGGGAAACCTCTGTACCAGTCCCTCAACTGTAAACCCATGCAGATGTATGTTTTAGATATATCCCGGGCCCAGTCTGCTGGGATGGTGTCCTGGAGAGTTTACGGAAATGGGACCCCCGCAGCGGTGACTGGACCACCTGAGACGAGTCTTCACACAGTGGTGCAAGGGAGGGGTGAACTCATAATCTTTGGAGGCCTCATGGACAAAAAACAGAATGTAAAATACTACCCTAAAACCAATGCCTTGTACTTCGTACGTGCTAAAAGGTAA
- the LOC130523846 gene encoding SUZ domain-containing protein 1-like translates to MEDEEVAESWEEAADSGEIERRLEAKLKINQEAKKTHLGSGGSPVRTAIVIQDDSLPAAPPPQIRILKRPTNNGTSGNPASLSRPTQQMKSLAQREAEYAEARRRILGSASSGETPLDNPGQDRPTRLNTQQTSEAVRPNNHVIRQPTGPDGTSGFRLCR, encoded by the exons atggaggatgaagaggtTGCAGAGAGCTGGGAAGAAGCAGCGGACAGTGGG GAAATTGAGAGGAGACTTGAGgctaaactgaaaataaatcaagaaGCTAA GAAAACTCACCTGGGATCTGGTGGTTCACCTGTTAGAACTGCTATTGTTATCCAGGATGACTCCCTGCCTGCGGCGCCCCCGCCACAAATCAGAATCCTAAAACGTCCTACAAACAACGGCACCTCTGGAAATCCGGCATCCCTATCCCGACCCACTCAGCAGATGAAGTCGCTGGCCCAGCGGGAGGCCGAGTATGCTGAAGCACGACGAAGGATTTTGGGTAGTGCTTCTTCGGGGGAGACGCCTCTAGACAATCCCGGCCAGGACAG GCCAACTCGTCTGAACACACAGCAAACATCAGAAGCAGTTCGTCCTAACAATCATGTGATCCGCCAGCCCACTGGCCCCGACGGGACATCGGGTTTCAGACTCTGCAGATAA